GGTGGAGAGCATGTTGAAACTCACCTCCGCCAGCAGGTACAAAGCAGCCAAACCATTTCTGGATGTAGCAGAAATCGTCACACCTTTCCTCATAACTAATATCAGGGGCGTGAATACTGCCGATCGGCTGGCAGCCGTATTGGCATCTCACCGTGACCCTGTAACATTTAAATGGAACCCTGAAGCACAGTTGGATATTCCCGAAATGGTTATTCCATCTGATGTACCACCATGGTGGTTGCTGAAGAAAAAGAATGCGATGTTTTATAATGGATTTGGCCGTGGCGATTTTGGCCGGTTCCTGATGGCCTCTAACCTGCTTACCGTAAATGACACGGCAGAGTCTGCAGAAGTAGATTCACATATGCCCGATCTGCTGGCTTATATCTTTTCATTGGAACCACCTAAATATCCCGGCACTATTGATAAAGCACTGGCCGGTGACGGCGAAAAGATCTTCAACAAAAAATGTGGCGGCTGTCATGGCTCCTATGGCGCTACCGAAAAATATCCCAACCTGTTGATCCCCGAACCGGTTATTCAAACAGACTCACTGTTGTACAAATACAATTATTCCAGTCCGCAGTTTGTTGAATGGTTTAATAAAAGCTGGTTCACCACCGGTGATCATCCGGCACGACTGGAACCATTTATGGGGTACATTGCGCCCCCGCTCGATGGCATCTGGGTCACAGCGCCTTATCTGCACAACGGATCTGTGCCAACGTTAGAAGCGTTGCTCAACAGCGATCTTCGTCCTAAATACTGGAGCCGCGATTTCGATAACCCCGAATACGATTATGAAAAGCTAGGCTGGAAATTCACCAAAGAAACCAAAGCCCTCGATAAATTCACCTACAATACCGATCTGCCCGGTTATGGTAACTATGGCCATACCTTTGGCGACAGGCTTACGGAGAAAGAGCGGAAGGTGGTTTTGGAGTATTTGAAAACCTTATAATTAAAAGGTAAATACAAAATGTAGAATGAAAAATGAAAAAGGAAGTTGACGAGTTAACCAGGAAGTTGATAGAGTTGATAATGTTGATAGAGTTAACAAGTTAATAGGTGCCCCTCTGTAGAGAGGATCATTTAAGTATTATCGCGAGGTTGCTAAACTCCTCTCCGCCAGCTGGCGGAAGGCCGGGAGGGGGCCGCAAGATAAAGGCCCCGCAAAAGCGGAGCCCTGATGTGCAAAATAACCCTCGTGTAACACTATTTAATCAGTTTATCGAACAAAGTATGATTGTCTGCTTTTACCTGCACCAGGTAAACACCGGGGAGTAGCGTTGTCAAATTACTCATGACGATGGTATTACGGCCCAACAGTCCTTGCTGCTGCACCTTTTTTACCTGTCTGCCACTTGCATCGTACAACGCTACCTGAATCACGCCGGCTTTCTCCAGTTGCATACTTATTTGCAGAAGATCTTTAAATGGATTGGGAAATACCTCGGTACCTACCGTAAACGTATTTCCGGTTCGCACCACTACCACATTGGTGTAATAATAATTCCCGTTAAAATCTGTTTCGCGAATGCGGTAATATACCGTTCCGGTAACACCCGGGGAATATACATACGTATATGGAGTGGTTGCATCGTTAGAGGCCGCGCCTGTCAATTCACCGGCCGGGGTAAATGACAAGCCATCCAGGCTATATTCAATGGTAAATGAACGCGCATTTGCCTGTGCATAGGCAAACCAGTTCAGTTGAACCCGCCCGTTATTATATACAGCTTGTAAAGCACTCATTTTATCTGCCAGTACCGCGCACGAAGCCGCATTGGACATAGTGGGCGTATAATTGGTGGTATCCTTTGAAGCCAGCCCGGTGTTATAGTTTATCGCAAACGTGGTACCACCAATTGAACCGGATGATTTGTTAACCGTAAGTTGTGCAGCCGGGCCATTTCCACTAATGCTTTGGTTATTTACAATGCTGCCACCAATATACAAACTGCCATTTCCCGATATCTGGCCATTATTGCTAAGTGCGCCGCCCACCCGCACATAAGCATTGCTATTATTTATTTTGAAAGCCTGACCATTTATAGTGTATGAACCACCAACCCACAGCAAGCCTTCATTCCGGGTGCTTATGGAAGTAGTAAGTGAATTACTCACCGTGATCGTCCCCGTGTTCACCAGCGAGTCAGCTACCTGACTGCTATTGATGGTATTATTGTTGCCTTTAAAAATAGCTTTGCTCTGGTTGATAAACGAACCGCTTATATTAACATCATTAAACGTTATTGTTCCCCGGTTATTAATGGTGGTGCCATTATCGGTAGTGACCCCTGACGAAAATGTGAGCACCCCATTATTAATTATCTGGGCGCTGGCCTTTACATTGGTGTTCTGGGCAAAGGTCATAGTACCGCAGGCATTATTCGTCACCACGATCGTATTGTTTTGGTTCCAGCTGGCATTCCAGTTAAATGTACCGGTGTTGGTGATCGCAGCGCCATCATCAACCGTAATGTTCCCGCCTACCGTACCCAAATTGGTAAGTGTAGCCGCAAAATTATTGGCGGTAGCCGCCAGGGTACCACCCTTCTGCACATTTACAATGGAACCCTTTTTTGCATCCAGGGTTCCGGTGTAATTCCCGCCACTGGTTATTGTTAAAGTGGCCCCGTTGTTCAAGCTGATGTTTCCTGAAAAAGCAGTAGTGATACAAATGTTTGTACCATTATTATAAGTACCTGCAGTATTAAGCGTACTGCCTCCAGGGCATTGGGCTATTAACGATGAGGTGGATAATACCACCCATAGTATCACCAATAACCAACGGATATTGGCGGGGGTACGGGAATCAAGTTTCATGCGGATCGAGGGGTTGTGCGACCGTAATGAAACCAAACACAGGCCAGATTAAAGAAAACAGGAATCCTGCCGATGATTTACATTTTTCTCCACTACATAATTACCTGTACATACCACACTTATAATCAATTAACAGTTTTACTAAAATACCCTTAACAGGCGCTTGAAAACCGTCATCAGGCAGTAAATTCTTCCCTTTACAGGAAAGATTTTCCAATTTATGGAACTAGCGGCCTGTTAAGAAAGCCCTCCCCTGCAGGGGGAGGGTTTGGGAGGGGGCCCAAAAATTCACTAAATTACTTCGCAAAGGAAAAGGCATGCAGACGCGAATCAACTTCCGCATGCCCATGTGTTATGAGGCTTCAAACAACTACCGGATATACTACGATCGTTAACTGGCTGGCAAACAAAAACAACCATCCGTTCACCTTCCAGGAGGAAACCTGGCAACATATTATTAATGGCAAAAGCGGATTGGTAAACGCCCCCACAGGCTGTGGTAAAACATTTTCTGTATTCCTGGGCGCCCTGATCGATTTTATCAATCACCATCCGCACGACTGGAAATCAAAAGGCAATAATGGCTTACAACTGTTGTGGATCACGCCCCTGCGGGCCCTGGCCAAGGATATTGGCCGGGCCATGGAAGAAGTGGTGAGTGAGCTGGGCATGCAATGGAAAATAGGCATCCGCAACGGCGATACCGACATCAACGAACGGGCGCGACAAAAACGCCGCATGCCCGAAGTATTGATCATTACCCCGGAAAGCCTGCACCTGCTGCTGGCGCAAAAAGGCTATCCCGACACTTTTGAAACTCTGCAGATCATGGCCGTTGACGAATGGCATGAGCTCATCGGCTCCAAACGCGGCGTACAGGTAGAGCTTGCCGTTTCACGATTGGTAGCCTTGCGAAATGGACAATTAAAGGTCTGGGGCATCTCCGCAACCATTGGTAATCTGGAACAGGCCCAGGAGGTTTTGTTATCATCTGTTTATAACTCCTCCCCCTCCACCGGTGGGGTCCGGGGGAAGGCAGTTATCGTCAAAGCCAACATCCGCAAAGACGTTGTTATTGAATCCATCATCCCCGATGAAATAGAAAAATATCCCTGGTCGGGCCACCTGGGTTTAAGGCTCATCCATAAAGTACTGCCCATCATACACAACAGCCGCACTACCCTCATCTTCATCAATACCCGCGGCATGAGCGAGCAATGGTACCAGGCATTGTTAACCGCTGCCCCCGATCTGGCAGGCGCTATAGCTTTGCACCACGGCAGTATTGAACAGGAATTGCGCATTTGGGTAGAAGAAGCCCTGCACACCGGCCGGCTCAAAGCGGTGGTATGTACCGCCAGTCTTGACCTGGGTGTTGATTTTCGCCCGGTTGAAACCGTTATACAGGTAGGGTCGCCCAAAGGAGTTGCCCGCTTTTTACAACGCGCCGGGCGAAGTGGTCATAGTCCCGGCGATGTAAGCCGCATCTATTTTCTGCCCACCCATTCGCTGGAACTGGTAGAAGCAGCCGCCCTGAAAAATGCGGTGGAAGAAACCTTTATTGAAAGCAGGGAACCCATGCTGTTGTGCTTTGATGTACTGATCCAGTACCTGAGCACCCTCGCCATTTCAGATGGCTTTTTACCGGAACCATTGTTAAAAGAACTCCGCACCACTTATTGTTACCGCGACATAACCGACAGCGAGTGGATGGCCATCCTGGAATTTATTACCTCGGGCGGCAATGCCTTACAACAATATGATGAATATAAAAAGGTAGAGGTCATCGATGGGGTGTTTCGTATTACCAGCCGGCGCATAGCCATGCGGCACCGGATGCACATTGGCACCATTGTAAGCGAAGCCATGATGAAAGTGAAGTTTGTGAGTGGCGGTTTTATTGGGGTAATTGAAGAATGGTTCATCACCCGTTTATCGCCCGGCGATGTGTTTACCCTGGCGGGCCGTCAACTGGAGCTGGTGACCATTAAGGATATGACTGCGCTCGTACGTAAATCAAATGCAAAAAAATCGATAGTCCCCAGTTGGCAGGGCGGGCGTATGCCGTTGAGTGCCAATTTAGGAAAGAAGCTGCGCGAGAAGTTTGAAGAAGCAAGGGACATTCAGGAAGGCAGAGGGCAAAAGGCAAAGGGCAAAGGGAAGAATACAGAAGTAAGAGATCCGAAAACCGGGAATCCATTGCCAGCCAGCCCCGACAAGTCGGGGATTGCCGATTCACAATTGCCGGCTAAGCTGCCTGATATAGAGTTGCAGGTTCTGGAACCATTATTTAACCTTCAGGAAAGGCTCTCCCATGTTCCCGGTGCTAATGAATTATTAATTGAACATATTGAAACGAAGGACGGCTATCATCTTTTTGTATATCCGTTCGAGGGGCGGCTGGTGCACGAGGCCATGGCGGCCATTCTGGCCTGGCGCATCAGTAAGATAACGCCTATTACATTTTCTTTTGCTATGAATGATTATGGGTTTGAACTGTTGAGCGATCAACCCATACCGGTGGATGATACCAATGTGTATGAACTGTTCACCCCCAATGATCTATTGGCTGATATTCAGCGAAGTGCGAATGCAACAGAAATGGCAAAACGAAAATTCCGCGATATCGCAGTTATTGGCGGACTTATTTTCCAGGGTTATCCCGGTGAACAAAAGAAAGCCCGGCATTTACAATCGTCTGCCTCGTTATTATTCAATGTATTTTCAGAATATGAGCCGGGTAATTTACTATTGCGCCAATCCTATCAGGAAGTTTTCGATCAGCAGATGGAAGAAGTACGGCTGCGCAATATGTTGGAAAGAATACAACGATCGACCATCATCATTACATTTCCCCAGCAGTTAACCCCATTCTGTTTCCCCATAAAAGTAGACAGTATGCGGGAAAACCTCACCTCGGAAAAACTGGAAGACAGGGTAAAAAGAATGCAGGCACAATTGAACCAATAGGCAATGAGCAATTTGCAAGTGGCAATTTTTTGCATACGAAACGGCCGCCGCGCAGCGGTGAATTGCTTTCGCCTTTCAACTTTCACCTTTCAGCCTGTATTTGCCTGCAGCTTGAGGCTTGAGGCTTGCAGCTGCTTTCTTTTCCACATTATCCCAAAATGAGAAAGAAAGAAGCAAATTTCCCATCAGCTCCTAAATAAAGAATGCCTGCCTTTTATTGCCGTACCGGTAAGCACAGTAAAAAAAGCAGGCATAAGAAATTGTCACACAGCTCTAACCAACAACGTTTAAATACTTTTCAGAGGATCATAAGGTTATTGAACAACGGCACTCTGAAACAGATTCCATAAGCTAGGGATTAATACGAGCTTAAACAGCCAGGCCTTTCCCAGGAATTGATGTGGGTACGCTGTTTTCAAAGGTGTACGATAGATGTCGGGAATGGATACGTGTTTTCGACAGGGACTATATATTGACTAAAAAGTAAAAGGCGAAAAAGAAGTTGATTGACATTGGATTTCACCGGTTTTACTGGATATTGGAAATGACTTTTGGACGGTTGAATTCTAAGGACTCTGGACGAAACGAGGTTGCCAATCCCCGTCAATCAACTTGACTCCAAAAATAGGTGTTGACAAGAATGTGGAAAAGAGCAATATTGCCCTATTTTATTTATACGGTTTTTACTTCTGAAACTAGTAATATTCACATACCTGCCAGGTATGATAACTACCTACCCCTAGTAATGTTACCTTTCAAAATGTTTATAAGTATTATCCGAAATAATATAATTTCGTAAAAATGCTATAGTATTTGTCACGAAAATTTAAGATTTTAGGGCCGAATTTGGACGTCGTGTAATCCGACGTTTTTTAGGATCCTTATCTTATTAAAAACAATACAACCCGCATGAAAAAACCTGACACCGAAGGCGTTATTAAAGTAGCTATTGCAGACGACCATGCCCTGTTCAGGGCCGGCGTTCGTACAGCCCTCGCTGCTAAAAGGGATGTAGAGTTAATTGCCGAAGCCGACAATGGCATGCAACTCTTAAACCTGCTCAGACACATTGAGCCAGACATCATTCTGTTGGACATTCAGATGCCTATTATGGATGGCATCCAAACCCTGCCTGAGATTCGCAAACTTCGGCCAGAAGCAAAGGTTATCATTCTTTCCATGCACAACGATCATTCGATGATCAGCAAGTTGATGGAAATTGGTGCTAATTCTTACCTCACCAAAAACTCCGATTCAGAAACCATTTACCAGGCCATTAAAACCTGCTACGAACAGGAATTCTTTTTTAATGAGCTTACCAACAAAGCCCTGCTCACTGGCTTGCGTACAAAACGCACAGATATAGCCGGCCCCCAGGACGTAAATCTTTCTGAAAAAGAGATCCGGGTTTTGAAACTCATGTGTGAAGAGAAAACGACCAAAGAAATCGCTGATATTGTTGAAATCAGCCCCCGTACCGTTGAAGCAATCCGCGACAAACTCAAAACCAAAACCGGCGCCAAGTCAATGGCCGGCCTGGTGATGTATGCGGTAAAAAACGGTATCATTGACCAGAACGTGTGATCCTCCCTTTAAAGAAGAAATTCAAACAGTCACATCAGTCAAAATGTCTGTAAAGTCCGTCCCGATATATCGGGGCGGATTTTTTTTGCCTATGGGTCCCCACACTATACCGGCCAGGTATTGAGCCGACTCGCGGTTTGTACAGAGATTTTACCGAATCTTTTTATCACCTAACAAGGACATAACAGGGACCTTACAGGGACATAACAGGGACCTTACAGGGAGAAAGTCCCTGTTATGTCCTTGTTAATCCCTTGTTTGGTCCTTGTTAGCCACTGTAAATACCCGAAAGAATCCCGCTACAAACGATATAGCTTTCCGCTTCAGCTTAATGACTTTTTGTCTTTTTGTATTCTTTCCAGAACTTCACCGCATGAACAACTGGTTGTTTTTTAATGGCGAAGTAATACCGGCCAATACTCCGATCATCTCCGCCAACAACAGGGGATTGCGTTTTGGCGACGGGCTTTTTGAAACCATTAAAGTGGTGAAGCGTGAAATGCCACTATTCCATTTGCACCTGGAGCGATTGACTAAAGGGCTGTCTGTACTGAATATGCAGTTACCGGAAAACTACACAGCCGTTTATCTTACCGAAGCCATTTTGGAGTTGTGTAACCGTAACAACATCAACGGTGTGGCACGGGTACGCCTCACCGTCGTGCGGGGTAATGGTAACCTTTTTGCCACGGATGAACCCTTTGCCTCCATTATTATTCAGGCAGAACCATTGGCCAGTGATTACCTCGCCTTTAATGAAACAGGTTTTACTATTGATGTTTGTCCGGGTATACAAAAAAGCTGTGACCAGTTATCCAACCTGAAATCGAACAACTACCTCCCCTATGTAATGGCGGCGCAATATGCCCGGCAACATCAGCTGAACGACTGCCTGGTGTTGAATGCGCATAACCGCATTTGCGATGGCACCATTGCCAACGTGTTCCGGGTGCATCAAAACAGTATTTATACTCCCCCCCTGTCTGAAGGTGGCGTGGCCGGTGTAATGCGTCAATACTTATTACAGGAAATGCCCAAAGCCGGTTATACGGTAATTGAAAAAATATGTACGCCAGACGAATTAGAAACGGCCAATGAAGTTTTTTTAACGAATGCGTTGTTTGGGATACGTTGGGTTACTAAATTCCGTAATAAAGTATATTCCAATAAGCTTGTTGCAGAATTGTATAAAAGGTTCATTAGCCCATAGGTTATTAGATACGTAGGTGCTTATGATGAAACACAATAACCTACTAACTTAATAACCCAATAACTTAATCATAATATAAATTAAGCGCCATCAAAAACATAAATATTTTTTGGTTCCGAAGAGATCTAAGATTGGACGACAACGCCGGTTTATACCATGCCTTGAAAGGCAATAACCCGGTGTTGCCCATCTTTATTTTCGACACCAACATCCTGGATCAATTACCCAATACTTCAGATGCGCGGGTTGAATTTATTCATGATGCATTAACGGGAATGCAGGAACAGTTGAAAGAGCTGGGTTCTACCCTGGATGTATTACACGACACCCCGCTCAACGCCTTTAAAAAACTGGTGAAACAATATACAATTGAAGCTGTATATACCAACCACGACTATGAGCCTTATGCGCAGGAACGGGACAACAGAATTGCCAGATTTTTAGAAGAACACGGCATCGCTTTTCATACTTATAAAGACCAGGTGATCTTTGAAAAGAACGAGGTAACAAAAGACGATGGCAAACCCTACACCGTTTTTACGCCCTATAGTAAAAAATGGAAGGTTAAACTCAATGAATTCTATTTAAAGAGTTATCCAACAAAAAAGTACTTCAGGCACTTTCATCAGCATGCCCCCAAACGCATTCCTTCCCTGCAGGCCATCGGGTTTGAAAAAACGGGCCGTGAGTTCCCAACCGATTCACCGGATAATGCGGTTATAAAACATTACGATAAAAAACGCGATTTCCCGGGAGTAAAAGGCACCAGTCACCTGGGAGTGCATTTGCGTTTTGGCACCATCAGCATCAGGCAGCTGGCGCAAAAAGCCAGTAAGCTCAACGAAACTTTTTTGAACGAGCTCATCTGGCGCGATTTCTTTCAAATGATCCTGTGGCATTTTCCGCATGTGGGCCAGGGTAAGGCGTTTAAGGCAGAATACGATCTTATAGAATGGCGAAACAATGAAGCCGAATTTACCCGCTGGTGCGAAGGCAATACCGGCTACCCTATTGTTGACGCCGGCATGCGCGAACTGAACGCCACCGGTTTTATGCATAACCGCGTGCGGATGATCACCGCCTCTTTTCTGGCCAAACATTTACTGATCGACTGGCGCTGGGGCGAAGCCTATTTTGCAGAAAAGCTCCTGGACTTTGAACTGTCAAGCAACAACGGCAACTGGCAATGGGCGGCAGGCAGCGGCTGCGATGCAGCGCCCTACTTCAGGATCTTTAACCCCTATACGCAAACTAAAAAGTTCGATCCTGATTTTGCCTATATAAAAAAATGGGTGCCGGAGTTCGAAGAATTTACGTACCCCGGCGCTATCGTTGAACACGAAAAAGCACGCGTCCGCTGTTTGGAAACCTATAAAAAAGCGCTTACCCGGGAATAGGATGATCCCGTTTCCTATACCGGCAATTGGTAATGCTCGCATAATTTCTTTACGAACATGTTGATGTACCGCTTCAGGTAGGTTTCATTCAAAAAGGTATTGGTCCAGTTCTCAAAACGCTGGCATTGCACGCCCAGGTAAAAGAAATACATAGCCACACTGGCGGCGGGGATCAGTTCCTTTTCGTGGTCGTGTATAGGAGTGACCGACTCGTAACCGGTTAAAAAATGTTTCAGCTTTAAGGCATGTTGTTCGGTGTCTTTTTCGGTATTGAAGAGCTGTAACATATAATAGGCAATATCCTGTACCAGCCAGCCATTGCCACAAAAATCAAAATCAAAGAAGGTGATGTCTTCGTTGTTATAAATATGCAGGTTATCGAACCAGATATCCATGTGCACAACCCCAAACCTTAACAACTCAGGAAATGTATTATCATATTGTTCCATCAAATACGCCTGCACTTTCTTCATCCACTTCATTTCTTCCGTATCTGCAGCGATGAATTGTTTTACCAACTCAAATGAATCCTTCAATAACGTGGCAGGGGTGTACTTCGGGCGTTGTAAATACATTCCTTTTGTTATTGTATGCATACGGGCCATAATAACACCCAGCTTATAATGAAGCTCCGGTGAATAATTCAACACCTTCTCTCCTTTTGCATAAGAGAATAACACGGCCATGCGCATGCCTTCTGGTGCAGGTATATGTTGAATAAAATTTCCCTGTGCATCGGGTAGTGCAAATGAAACAGGAATGTCGTTTTCTTTCAACACCCGTAACAGCCTGAGCTCTTCTGTTATTTCTAAATCAGTGCGCCAGTTATAACTGTAAACCCTGAAAACATACTGCTGCTCCCCATCTGTTACCAGGTAAGCATGATTGATAGCCGCGCGTAATAAACGGCAGGTAGTGCCTGCGCCAAACCCATACTGTTGTTGCAGATAGGCAGCCAAATGTGTTGCCGACAGCGTGGAACACACAACTGGAAAAGGTTGCATAATTGATTGTATTTTATATCAGCTAATTGGAAAAAATAATCCCGTGTAACGGGAGGAGCAGAGGCTGATAAAGAGTGGGCAGCGTGCAGACTTGTCCCGGCTTTAGTCGGGGAAGAGGCGCAAATATAAAGCGGGTTTATTCAATTATACAAATAATAAAAAATCGAATGCCGAAGTTCTTATCCTTCAACATTCGATATTCAATATTCAACATTCAATATTTTCTAGTGCTGCGCCATTCTGATGGCGGTGCTGCGCAGCTTAAAATAGTAGTCGTCAATATCCTGTCCCGAGCGGATTGTCAAGGCAGAACCAAAATTATCGGTTTCTTCAGAATAGGTAACACTCGGTTTGTCGTATTTACTGCCCGATGCGCGGGAAGAAAAATATGCGTTCAGGATAACGTCTTCTTTGGTAAGAAACATGATCTGACCGGTAGAATCGCATTTGATCTTTTGTTTGGGATCGCGTTTGCCGGTTATCAGTTCTTTATAGATATTAATTTCAGATTGATCTGTAATGGCCTCAGAAAGTGTATCGCCATGGTTGAAGAATTTCAATTGTACTTTATCCACATCCTTTAACAGATCGGCAAAATATGTTTTGCCTTTGCTTTTATGGGACATACAGCCAAAGGAAAACAAGGTAAAAACCGCTAAACCAAGGGAAACTTTCTTCATATAATGACTTTTACAGTACGGCTCGCTATACAAATCATGCACCCGGCTCCATGCTTCAAATATCTTCCCGGTGTTTCAGCAAAGGCTATACCATTTTTATTATTCCGCTGTTGCTAAAAAGATTTCTTTATTGTTCGCCCCTACTTTCTTCAATTGCTCGTAAATATCCAAAAAAGTATTCACTGCTGCTTTACCATCAGGACCCAGTTGCAAAGAATAGTTATTCACATACAGGTCGATGTGCTGGCGCATTACCGATTCGCTCATTTCCTGGGAATGTTGTTTTACATAATCAGTTATCAACGGGTAATGGGCGAATGCATATTCCAGGCTGCGTTTTATTACCCTGTCTGCCTTTTGCTGCAGGGCGCTGTCGAATGATTTTTTTATTACAATGCCCCCCAGCGGAATGGGGTTACCGGTTTCGCGCTCCCAGTATTCACCCAGGTCAACCAGTTTATGCAAACCCTTTTGCTGATACGTAAAGCGGTTTTCATGAATGATAACACCGGCATCTACTTCCCCACTCAACACTGCATCTTCAATAGCAGAGAACACCATGAATTTCTTTTTGGCAGCCTGCGGATAGGCCAATGAGAACAACATATGCGCCGTGGTATTTTCACCCGGAATGGCAATGGTCATCTCATTTACATCTTTATTGTTTGCTGAAGCCTGTTTGGTGATCAACAGGGGGCCTACACCTTTCCCCAGCGCGCCACCGGCATTCAGCACCAGGTATTTTTCCAGTAAAAGCGGTAATACGCCATAACTGATCTTTGTTACATCCAGCTTACCTTTTATTGCCCATTCGTTAAGGGTTTGCACATCTTCCAGTACCGGTTCTACCGTTATACCTTCTGTATCGATCTTATTATTTACTAACGCGTCGAAAATAAACGTGTCGTTTGGACAGGGTGAAAAGCCTAAGGAAAGAGTCATTTTTCTATATTACTATGTTTTGAAATTCTAAATGTCAGGTTATTAGGTTCGTACGTTATTGAGTTCGTACGTTAGGTTCCTGAGTTTTGAACTTAATAACTTAAGAACCTACGAACTTACAAACCAAAGAACTGGGAACTCACCATCTTAATCAACTGCTCATTCAATAACTGAATAGCCTCTTTCATTTTCCATTTGGACTTATCCCGCTCACCTACCATATTGGAGATTGCACGTAATTGGATAAATGGAATTTTTTCAAGGAGGGCTACATAATGAAAGGCGGCGCCTTCCATGCTCTCAACAACCGGCTGATATTTTTGTTGCAATTGTTCAATACGCGCCGGCCTGGTAGTGATCTCATTTATAGTGACTGACTTTACCAGCGGAAGGTTGTATTGCTGCAGCAATTCCGTATGTTTATTCTCCAGGTGCTTACCGGTATAGGGATCGGTGATCTGCGGCAGTCCCATATCGAAGATA
The Niastella koreensis GR20-10 genome window above contains:
- a CDS encoding cryptochrome/photolyase family protein, encoding MFWFRRDLRLDDNAGLYHALKGNNPVLPIFIFDTNILDQLPNTSDARVEFIHDALTGMQEQLKELGSTLDVLHDTPLNAFKKLVKQYTIEAVYTNHDYEPYAQERDNRIARFLEEHGIAFHTYKDQVIFEKNEVTKDDGKPYTVFTPYSKKWKVKLNEFYLKSYPTKKYFRHFHQHAPKRIPSLQAIGFEKTGREFPTDSPDNAVIKHYDKKRDFPGVKGTSHLGVHLRFGTISIRQLAQKASKLNETFLNELIWRDFFQMILWHFPHVGQGKAFKAEYDLIEWRNNEAEFTRWCEGNTGYPIVDAGMRELNATGFMHNRVRMITASFLAKHLLIDWRWGEAYFAEKLLDFELSSNNGNWQWAAGSGCDAAPYFRIFNPYTQTKKFDPDFAYIKKWVPEFEEFTYPGAIVEHEKARVRCLETYKKALTRE
- a CDS encoding phosphotransferase enzyme family protein, which gives rise to MQPFPVVCSTLSATHLAAYLQQQYGFGAGTTCRLLRAAINHAYLVTDGEQQYVFRVYSYNWRTDLEITEELRLLRVLKENDIPVSFALPDAQGNFIQHIPAPEGMRMAVLFSYAKGEKVLNYSPELHYKLGVIMARMHTITKGMYLQRPKYTPATLLKDSFELVKQFIAADTEEMKWMKKVQAYLMEQYDNTFPELLRFGVVHMDIWFDNLHIYNNEDITFFDFDFCGNGWLVQDIAYYMLQLFNTEKDTEQHALKLKHFLTGYESVTPIHDHEKELIPAASVAMYFFYLGVQCQRFENWTNTFLNETYLKRYINMFVKKLCEHYQLPV
- a CDS encoding 1,4-dihydroxy-6-naphthoate synthase; its protein translation is MTLSLGFSPCPNDTFIFDALVNNKIDTEGITVEPVLEDVQTLNEWAIKGKLDVTKISYGVLPLLLEKYLVLNAGGALGKGVGPLLITKQASANNKDVNEMTIAIPGENTTAHMLFSLAYPQAAKKKFMVFSAIEDAVLSGEVDAGVIIHENRFTYQQKGLHKLVDLGEYWERETGNPIPLGGIVIKKSFDSALQQKADRVIKRSLEYAFAHYPLITDYVKQHSQEMSESVMRQHIDLYVNNYSLQLGPDGKAAVNTFLDIYEQLKKVGANNKEIFLATAE
- the mqnB gene encoding futalosine hydrolase, translated to MEILLVAATNFEIQPTINYLAERDCIIGNNHFEILNTGVGSMSTTYWLTKAIDKQRPHLMIQAGIGGSYRANYPPGSLVLIKDEVTGDLGVEENNEFKDIFDMGLPQITDPYTGKHLENKHTELLQQYNLPLVKSVTINEITTRPARIEQLQQKYQPVVESMEGAAFHYVALLEKIPFIQLRAISNMVGERDKSKWKMKEAIQLLNEQLIKMVSSQFFGL